The region ATATATAGGTGAAAAAATAATTCGTGCAGAACCTGAGTTTGTACGAGATAAAACCGGCTTTGCAATTGGTGGGATTCCGCCTATTGGACATAAACAGCCCATTGATTTTATTTTTATTGACGAGGATTTACTTAATTTTGAAGAACTATGGGCAGCTGCTGGAACACCTAATGCCGTTTTTAGTTTAACGAGTAAAAACCTTGTTGACTTAACTAAAGGTATCATCCTTGCTATAAAATAAATTATTTAAATTTAAAAAAAGCTGATAAATGTAGGTTAAGGTTTCTTGTCAACTTAACGAATATGATTGCTTAGCACATTACCAATATTTATCTCTAAACTAGTTAAAGAGGCACTAAAGTTTATAGTTAGATCAAATAGTGATATTTTTTACTTTTATTTTGGTGTATTAACTAACCATATTGACTAAAAAATAAACAAAATGGTATAATGTCTCATTATTCAGTCAATTATGGATTAAATATGTATACGATCGATCAAATTATGCGCATGAATTATGTTATTGATTGCGCATTAGCTGATTATAAAAGAATTGACAATGTCGATGAATATGCATTTCAAGAATTTAAAAATTTCATAAAACAATTTCCGCCTCATGAAATTATTCAATTTAATAATTATCAAAAATTAAGTGTAGAATTCTTCAGAGATCTGCATAAAAGATTTTTACTTTCAAAAACGCCGAAGACTGTTCCAGCAAGCGGTAACAGACCAATACCACAGCCAGTGGTTCCAGAA is a window of Legionella busanensis DNA encoding:
- a CDS encoding YbaK/EbsC family protein, whose translation is MNLKLTKSAQSVQDVLTNQGLPCRVIELSESTRTAAEAARTIGCSVAQIIKSLIFKTKITERPVLVLASGANQVNEKIINAYIGEKIIRAEPEFVRDKTGFAIGGIPPIGHKQPIDFIFIDEDLLNFEELWAAAGTPNAVFSLTSKNLVDLTKGIILAIK